A stretch of Gossypium hirsutum isolate 1008001.06 chromosome A06, Gossypium_hirsutum_v2.1, whole genome shotgun sequence DNA encodes these proteins:
- the LOC107896411 gene encoding uncharacterized protein, with protein sequence MAFLGDALRQAFMPKHEYESLREEDKAWTKLQRPILIGSIVIICVAIFVGMIISLKIVFPGDDLKRPFCDDRRLQPLPLNPKGGGVGDPDLFPGAFYLTDQETVDYYWMVVFIPSMIIFLASAAYLVAGIVVAYSAPTRHGCLKVVENNYCASKRGGVRCLSILNAVFALIFGLLALFLGSSLLTLGSSCSLPLFWCYEIASWGLVILYGGTAIFLRRRAAIILDEGEFGSRTLGLEMLEANPLEVTPDVERRVNEGFKAWMGSSLLSSDEEDEPESYHEVPHETRTSSNRQRV encoded by the exons ATGGCGTTTTTAGGCGACGCGCTACGGCAAGCGTTTATGCCGAAGCACGAGTACGAGAGCCTACGGGAGGAAGATAAAGCTTGGACGAAGCTACAAAGGCCGATCTTAATCGGTTCCATAGTGATCATTTGTGTTGCGATCTTCGTTGGCATGATTATAAGCTTGAAGATTGTGTTTCCGGGAGATGATTTGAAGCGACCGTTTTGCGATGACCGGAGACTGCAGCCTTTGCCGTTGAATCCGAAAGGTGGAGGTGTCGGCGATCCAGATCTGTTTCCCGGAGCATTCTATTTGACTGATCAAGAAACCGTAGATTACTATTGGATGGTTGTGTTCATTCCATCTATGATCATTTTTTTGGCTTCAGCTGCGTATCTGGTGGCAG GAATTGTTGTTGCTTATTCTGCTCCAACTAGGCATGGATGTTTAAAGGTGGTTGAAAATAATTACTGTGCTTCAAAAAGAG GTGGAGTTCGCTGCTTGTCTATTTTGAATGCGGTTTTTGCTCTCATTTTTGGTCTTCTTGCTTTGTTCTTGGGCTCAAGCCTCCTCACATTAGGAAGTAGCTGCTCTTTGCCCCTGTTTTGGTGCTACGAGATTGCTTCATGGGGTTTGGTGATTCTATATGGAGGAACTGCCATCTTCCTAAGAAGGAGAGCAGCCATAATTCTTGATGAAGGAGAATTTGGTAGTCGAACCCTTGGTTTAGAAATGTTGGAGGCTAACCCCTTGGAAGTCACCCCAGATGTGGAAAGGCGTGTTAATGAAGGCTTCAAAGCGTGGATGGGATCATCCCTTCTATCAtctgatgaagaagatgaacctGAGAGTTATCACGAAGTGCCTCACGAAACACGTACAAGTTCTAACAGGCAGAGAGTGTGA